In uncultured Fibrobacter sp., a single genomic region encodes these proteins:
- a CDS encoding TIGR02171 family protein encodes MMRIFRQFFFVTFVSLYWACTDSTEKLSQPNIPNVPEDYDYTENDLQHLGMVKVHAAGHSVLLGTNDSLSTSREHPQMKVEFSYDYSISAHEVTHAEYAEVMGGAADEINRFLPIRNVTYYDAILMANRKSIKDGFDTVYTYSKKNHNAIGNCINMADLVFHPEVEGYRLPTEAEWVYAASLDFVPENSWNGGNSGYDLHDYCSKGVRSSGLCDMEGNVKEWVNDWLGFFRDTTVENYVGAPDGGSLGERVLKGGSYRDDIANINLYSRGDIYTVTSSTLAPYVGFRLAFGPIPDPVWLSENGIATSSRVFPSATSMNVRTKTGTFHSKLAFRNETSGNISFIDYMNGTLSVLEIPDTIDSYHPDISPDGSKVAFCTKAEGIPGNSALYVRDLKAVDSKVVRLDVESAAIPRWNVTAAGDTVIVYVTDGGTNDDMSVWKSQSTWLVKFAGGKFGKPEKLFDGTYNGGVSDDRKLAVSGARLLRAWMTDKDSLWFGGKQACNASLSKDGSKRTAFLDFGEKTDDNFVGETYRAHERLLIVDSTGQLIQSVKAPEGYTFDHVEWVSKTNLVVGTLVTPSGNHSKISLTDLNDSSTIILAEGDELWHPCLWVNPDLSVNGNSSVNIDSAGMYYSDRLPYYSVELRVKMENFWTRMDSVTAVAMGSSRTLFGLYEKQFKSVNMLNMAYSSGDLYGAEYLLKNYMFNHLPRFKYLVLEISPDMFWRSADESWNPILEHAVGYAYDANHNFWMDSIPDGFMEAVKDAPKPISVLMHPYDFENFLLPSTSWYTPDVVADTMAMKLDDEIVGVNMKVFASIVDMCKKHGVTVVALVIPRHAGYKDTGAFGMYGPSRSVTQDLFDSLQKYDVVWMDENKWGKHDYQDESMGYNMDHLSYIGAYKLSERVDAKLKKL; translated from the coding sequence ATGATGAGAATTTTCCGGCAGTTCTTTTTTGTAACCTTCGTTTCTTTGTATTGGGCGTGTACGGATTCTACGGAAAAACTTTCGCAGCCCAATATTCCGAATGTTCCAGAAGATTATGATTATACGGAAAATGATTTGCAACATCTGGGAATGGTGAAAGTCCATGCTGCGGGACATTCGGTTCTTTTAGGGACGAATGATTCGCTTTCGACATCTCGTGAACATCCGCAGATGAAGGTGGAATTCTCCTACGATTATTCCATTAGCGCACACGAGGTGACTCATGCTGAGTATGCCGAAGTGATGGGGGGGGCTGCCGACGAGATTAACAGGTTCCTGCCTATACGTAACGTGACTTATTACGATGCCATTCTAATGGCTAACAGGAAAAGCATCAAGGACGGGTTCGATACTGTTTATACTTATTCAAAAAAGAATCATAATGCTATCGGAAATTGCATCAACATGGCGGATCTTGTTTTCCACCCGGAGGTCGAAGGCTACCGTTTGCCGACCGAAGCGGAATGGGTTTATGCCGCCTCACTCGACTTTGTTCCGGAAAATTCTTGGAACGGTGGAAATTCCGGCTACGATTTGCACGATTATTGCTCCAAAGGAGTTCGCTCTTCGGGCCTTTGCGACATGGAAGGCAATGTCAAGGAATGGGTGAACGATTGGTTGGGATTTTTCCGCGATACGACGGTCGAGAATTATGTAGGAGCTCCTGATGGCGGGAGCCTTGGCGAACGCGTCCTCAAGGGCGGTTCCTATAGGGATGACATCGCGAATATCAACCTGTATTCCCGCGGCGATATCTATACAGTCACATCTTCGACGCTTGCACCGTATGTCGGTTTCCGTCTGGCTTTTGGCCCCATCCCGGATCCTGTCTGGCTCAGTGAAAATGGTATTGCGACAAGTTCTAGAGTGTTCCCCTCGGCAACATCGATGAATGTGCGCACGAAAACGGGAACGTTCCATTCGAAATTGGCCTTCCGTAACGAGACTTCGGGGAACATCTCCTTTATCGATTATATGAACGGGACGCTTTCTGTCTTGGAAATTCCCGACACGATAGATTCCTACCATCCCGACATTTCTCCCGATGGGAGCAAGGTGGCATTCTGTACAAAGGCCGAAGGCATTCCCGGAAATTCGGCCCTTTACGTGCGCGACTTGAAGGCTGTGGATTCCAAGGTGGTCCGGCTGGATGTGGAAAGCGCCGCTATCCCGCGCTGGAATGTGACGGCTGCCGGCGATACGGTCATAGTCTATGTGACCGATGGTGGAACCAACGACGATATGTCTGTCTGGAAATCCCAATCGACATGGCTGGTCAAGTTTGCCGGTGGCAAGTTCGGCAAGCCGGAAAAGCTCTTTGACGGAACGTACAATGGTGGAGTCAGTGATGACCGCAAACTCGCCGTTTCGGGAGCAAGGCTTTTGCGTGCATGGATGACGGACAAGGATTCCTTGTGGTTCGGCGGCAAGCAGGCCTGTAACGCATCGCTTTCCAAGGATGGCTCCAAGCGTACCGCATTCCTGGACTTTGGCGAAAAAACAGACGATAATTTTGTGGGCGAAACGTATAGGGCGCATGAACGCCTGCTGATTGTCGACAGTACGGGGCAGCTGATCCAGTCCGTCAAGGCCCCCGAGGGCTACACCTTTGACCATGTGGAATGGGTCTCGAAAACGAATTTGGTTGTGGGTACGCTGGTGACGCCTTCCGGAAACCATTCCAAAATTTCGCTGACAGATTTGAACGATTCCAGTACGATTATCCTTGCCGAAGGTGACGAACTTTGGCACCCATGCTTGTGGGTCAATCCCGATTTGTCCGTGAATGGGAACTCCAGTGTGAACATCGATAGTGCCGGAATGTACTACAGCGACCGTTTGCCCTATTACTCTGTGGAACTCCGTGTGAAAATGGAAAACTTCTGGACTCGCATGGATTCGGTCACGGCGGTGGCCATGGGCAGTTCCCGCACGTTGTTCGGCCTGTACGAGAAACAGTTTAAGTCGGTGAACATGTTGAACATGGCGTATTCTTCGGGTGACCTTTACGGTGCAGAATATCTGCTGAAAAATTACATGTTCAACCATCTGCCTCGTTTCAAGTACCTTGTCCTGGAAATCTCGCCCGACATGTTCTGGCGTAGCGCCGATGAATCGTGGAATCCGATTTTGGAACATGCGGTCGGTTATGCTTACGATGCCAACCACAATTTCTGGATGGACAGCATTCCGGACGGGTTCATGGAGGCTGTGAAAGATGCCCCGAAGCCCATTTCGGTATTGATGCACCCGTACGATTTCGAGAACTTCCTGTTGCCTTCGACTTCTTGGTACACACCGGATGTCGTTGCAGATACGATGGCGATGAAGCTTGACGATGAAATTGTGGGCGTGAATATGAAGGTGTTCGCATCCATTGTCGACATGTGCAAAAAACATGGCGTGACGGTTGTTGCTCTTGTAATTCCGCGCCATGCGGGGTACAAAGATACAGGTGCGTTCGGCATGTATGGGCCGAGCCGCTCGGTCACGCAGGATTTGTTTGATTCTCTCCAAAAATACGATGTCGTGTGGATGGACGAAAACAAGTGGGGCAAGCACGATTATCAAGATGAATCGATGGGATATAACATGGATCATTTGAGCTATATCGGCGCATATAAATTGAGCGAAAGAGTTGATGCCAAGTTGAAAAAGTTATAA
- a CDS encoding TIGR02171 family protein yields the protein MACSTNDLSSINSENPPIGNVFNLEQDWRHVDLPDTVVVLGSDMRNVPASERPQMRVSLKNDFFLMRHEVTCGEFNALMNPSHGLVLKCSKKDVPATNVTFYDAVLYANELSKNQNMDTAYSYSVAVYDKDKHCVNLEGFVFHPEVNAFRLPTEAEWVYVASKNWDSAKGWTADNSEYKLHPVCSLASENDFCDMMGNAMEWVNDWLGNLQDTIVPNYVGATDGGAFDQRVVKGGSFRNAAATITLFSRGDVYKVTSSSLSDYLGFRLAFGSISNPTWMFGNGKISGSKIVPVASLNKLQSYISSKNIKLAFRDDLSGNLAYIDYMGSGLSVFEIDDSLDVYHPEISPDGKKVAFCTGIEGVSGESQLYVRDLNAEGANLVKLDVKNAAIPRWRVLDNGDTVIVYVSGSGNNSDDAEFSKSSTWQVAFAGGQFGTPQKLFDGAYHGGISEDNGLAVSGSKLLRARIAASGATVMDNARDTVWFGGNQACNVSLAQDYSKRTLFLDFAGEAGKAFVGEKYAVHERLFVADSTGKLIQSVAAPPGYVFDHTEWVLKNGKFVVATLSNANGAHSKIVLMNLSDSSHIELVEGDELWHPSLWIDLDNSSSRDTGDISGETIDPSLDLDSVGVYFTEGMEWTHEVLAIKMKILFDYMDEIEYLCVGSSRVEDGIYATKITSGFAVNMGHPGNDMDASLYIAENYGFNHLKKLKAVVVALDFDLWQMTTEFTEKMFCCLPGFVYDANHAFWPDGLPTGFHVARDRSYKVSQAGHLLYYGSRGYLMNNPAEWGSVLVESDSTWADRNYAAVQWNLDRLSAFLSQAISKGIYVVGVVFPQNPAYKNTGSFGRYGPSRSVAERIMKALADMEQLYPNFVVMDENKMGNHDYTDSMALNSDHLSALGAELVSSRLDSLLESIIK from the coding sequence TTGGCGTGTTCGACAAATGACCTTTCTTCTATAAATTCGGAAAATCCGCCTATAGGGAATGTGTTCAATTTGGAACAAGATTGGCGTCATGTCGATCTTCCCGATACTGTGGTCGTATTGGGTTCCGACATGCGCAATGTCCCTGCTAGTGAACGCCCGCAAATGAGAGTCTCGCTAAAAAATGATTTTTTCTTGATGCGCCATGAGGTGACTTGTGGCGAATTTAATGCGTTGATGAACCCGTCGCATGGCCTTGTCTTGAAATGTTCCAAAAAAGATGTCCCGGCAACGAATGTTACCTTTTATGACGCAGTGCTTTATGCGAACGAATTGAGCAAGAATCAAAATATGGATACGGCTTATTCGTATTCTGTCGCGGTTTATGATAAAGACAAGCATTGCGTGAATTTGGAAGGTTTTGTATTCCATCCCGAGGTCAATGCGTTTCGGTTGCCTACGGAGGCCGAATGGGTTTATGTCGCATCGAAAAACTGGGATTCGGCAAAAGGTTGGACTGCCGACAATTCAGAATATAAACTGCATCCGGTCTGTAGCCTTGCCTCTGAAAATGATTTCTGCGACATGATGGGCAATGCGATGGAATGGGTGAATGATTGGCTCGGAAATTTACAGGATACCATTGTCCCTAATTATGTGGGAGCTACTGACGGGGGCGCATTCGATCAGCGTGTTGTCAAGGGCGGGAGTTTCCGCAATGCCGCTGCGACTATCACTCTGTTTAGCAGAGGGGATGTGTATAAGGTGACGTCTTCGTCGCTTTCGGATTATCTGGGTTTCCGGTTGGCTTTTGGTTCTATCTCAAATCCGACTTGGATGTTTGGAAATGGTAAAATATCCGGTTCTAAAATAGTTCCGGTTGCAAGCTTGAATAAATTGCAGAGCTATATCTCTTCAAAGAACATAAAACTTGCATTCCGTGACGATTTATCTGGGAATCTAGCCTATATCGACTATATGGGGAGTGGCTTGTCTGTGTTCGAAATAGACGATTCCCTAGACGTTTATCATCCCGAAATTTCGCCCGATGGGAAAAAGGTGGCTTTCTGTACTGGAATCGAAGGTGTTTCTGGCGAATCTCAATTGTATGTTCGCGACTTGAATGCGGAAGGGGCAAATCTCGTAAAACTTGATGTGAAGAATGCTGCCATTCCCCGTTGGCGTGTCCTTGACAATGGGGACACAGTTATCGTATATGTGAGCGGTTCGGGGAATAATAGTGACGATGCGGAATTTAGTAAGTCTTCCACCTGGCAGGTAGCTTTTGCTGGAGGCCAGTTTGGTACGCCCCAAAAACTTTTTGACGGGGCGTATCATGGAGGAATTAGCGAAGACAACGGCCTTGCTGTTTCGGGCTCGAAACTTTTGCGCGCTCGAATAGCGGCTTCAGGGGCTACAGTTATGGATAATGCCCGTGATACAGTATGGTTTGGCGGGAATCAAGCTTGTAATGTGTCTTTGGCGCAAGATTACAGCAAACGTACTCTTTTCTTGGATTTTGCTGGAGAAGCGGGCAAGGCTTTTGTTGGTGAAAAATACGCAGTGCATGAGCGGTTGTTTGTCGCAGACAGTACGGGCAAGTTAATCCAGTCTGTTGCAGCACCTCCGGGCTATGTTTTTGACCATACGGAATGGGTCTTGAAAAACGGGAAATTTGTTGTGGCGACACTTTCGAATGCAAATGGAGCCCATTCAAAAATTGTATTGATGAACTTGTCGGACAGCAGCCACATTGAACTGGTTGAAGGCGATGAATTGTGGCATCCGAGTCTTTGGATCGACCTTGACAATTCTTCGTCTAGAGACACGGGTGACATCTCTGGAGAAACAATTGACCCCTCGCTGGATTTGGATAGTGTAGGCGTATATTTTACCGAAGGAATGGAGTGGACCCATGAAGTTTTAGCCATAAAGATGAAGATTCTTTTTGACTATATGGACGAAATAGAGTATCTCTGTGTGGGCAGTTCCCGTGTAGAAGATGGTATTTATGCGACGAAAATTACGTCGGGATTTGCGGTCAATATGGGGCATCCTGGGAATGATATGGATGCGTCCTTGTATATTGCTGAAAATTACGGATTTAACCACCTGAAAAAATTGAAGGCCGTGGTTGTGGCTTTGGATTTTGATTTGTGGCAGATGACAACGGAATTCACTGAAAAAATGTTCTGTTGCTTGCCCGGTTTTGTTTATGATGCGAATCATGCGTTCTGGCCGGATGGATTACCCACTGGATTTCATGTAGCTAGGGACCGGTCGTACAAAGTTTCTCAGGCGGGGCATTTGCTGTATTACGGATCCCGCGGGTACCTCATGAACAATCCGGCGGAATGGGGGAGTGTGCTTGTTGAATCGGATTCTACATGGGCCGATCGGAATTATGCAGCAGTACAATGGAATTTGGACAGACTTTCTGCGTTCTTGTCACAGGCTATTTCTAAGGGAATTTATGTGGTGGGGGTTGTTTTCCCGCAGAATCCTGCATATAAGAATACAGGCTCGTTCGGCCGTTATGGGCCTTCTCGGAGTGTTGCAGAACGGATCATGAAAGCCCTTGCCGACATGGAACAGTTGTATCCCAATTTCGTTGTGATGGATGAAAATAAGATGGGGAATCATGATTATACCGATTCCATGGCTTTGAATTCTGACCATTTGAGTGCATTGGGTGCTGAATTGGTATCTTCTCGGTTGGACTCTTTACTTGAATCGATAATAAAGTAA
- a CDS encoding glycosyl hydrolase family 8, with the protein MNGLVKIAMVSTFAFGLAQATVNFPYPQSTNYGGNGIVLSNPTESAAQLKAAFDYYLKNKYKENGSYAAIEKDPGSYVSEGTGYGMLMMVYFSDNTTSYQSQFDKLWAFYKAGSNEHGLMNWAFGTLTPSDNKANAATDAEMDVAAALIMASYQFGDEKYLDEARTLLKNVKKYEFEDNGLHKPGDAWNDKKNPSYAAPAYYKLFAEVDTENAEFWKTTALNANYTLLEANSAEYSTGLFDNWCDASGKGMDKYYGYDAARTPWRLAQDFYWFGESKAKTMLDKLGKWVSGKDPANIKGTIERGGEQMWNDHNSTFVATLMTSLVTDASNQGKLDAYWAEAVSLGDEAYFEQSMKVLCGLLVSGNMPNFANPPAAPQSSSAGPESSAVSSSSGVGPGSGSSSSGPVQNGSSSSAIGPKTSSSAADAIAAPALLPAESFALHGRVLQLNLHTAAHVDVASVTGVVVKSFRAGANSTSVSLADLPCGTYLVRVQSAGMARIRTFTIK; encoded by the coding sequence ATGAATGGTTTGGTAAAAATTGCTATGGTATCGACGTTTGCTTTTGGCTTGGCCCAGGCAACGGTCAATTTCCCGTACCCGCAGAGCACCAACTATGGTGGAAACGGGATTGTGCTTTCGAATCCGACGGAATCGGCTGCACAGTTGAAGGCTGCGTTTGACTACTACTTGAAGAACAAGTACAAGGAAAACGGTTCGTATGCCGCTATTGAAAAAGACCCGGGTAGCTATGTCTCGGAAGGGACTGGCTACGGCATGTTGATGATGGTCTATTTCAGTGACAATACGACGAGCTATCAGTCCCAGTTCGATAAACTGTGGGCGTTCTACAAGGCTGGCTCCAATGAGCATGGGCTCATGAACTGGGCGTTTGGAACTTTGACTCCGTCGGACAACAAGGCCAACGCTGCAACGGACGCCGAAATGGATGTCGCTGCTGCCTTGATCATGGCCTCGTATCAGTTTGGCGATGAAAAGTATCTCGACGAAGCGCGTACTCTTTTGAAAAACGTAAAGAAGTACGAGTTTGAAGACAACGGATTGCACAAGCCGGGCGATGCGTGGAACGACAAAAAGAACCCTTCGTATGCGGCTCCTGCATATTACAAACTGTTTGCCGAAGTGGATACGGAAAATGCCGAGTTCTGGAAAACTACCGCGCTGAATGCCAACTATACTTTACTCGAAGCCAATTCGGCGGAATACTCTACGGGGCTTTTTGACAACTGGTGCGATGCCAGCGGAAAGGGTATGGATAAGTACTATGGGTACGATGCTGCCCGTACGCCTTGGCGCCTGGCTCAGGACTTTTACTGGTTCGGTGAGTCAAAGGCAAAGACGATGCTCGACAAGCTTGGAAAGTGGGTGAGTGGCAAGGATCCTGCGAATATCAAAGGAACGATTGAACGTGGCGGAGAGCAGATGTGGAATGACCACAATAGTACGTTTGTTGCAACGTTGATGACCTCTCTAGTTACGGATGCTTCGAATCAGGGCAAATTGGACGCCTATTGGGCAGAAGCAGTTAGTTTGGGCGATGAAGCTTATTTTGAACAGTCCATGAAGGTCCTTTGCGGTCTCCTCGTTTCGGGAAACATGCCGAACTTTGCCAATCCTCCTGCGGCACCGCAGAGCTCCAGTGCCGGGCCTGAATCTTCGGCAGTCTCTTCGTCGAGCGGGGTGGGGCCTGGCTCGGGTTCCAGCAGTTCTGGGCCGGTACAGAATGGGTCTAGCAGTAGTGCTATCGGCCCGAAAACGAGCAGTTCCGCTGCCGATGCAATTGCCGCCCCGGCCTTGCTCCCGGCAGAATCGTTCGCTTTGCATGGCCGCGTACTCCAGCTGAACTTGCATACGGCTGCCCATGTGGACGTCGCTTCCGTGACGGGTGTCGTTGTCAAGTCGTTCCGTGCCGGTGCGAATTCTACGAGCGTCTCGCTGGCAGACTTGCCTTGCGGAACTTATCTGGTCCGCGTCCAGTCTGCGGGTATGGCCCGAATCCGGACATTCACAATCAAGTAA